The genomic interval ATTGCCAATATTGCGGGCACTCATAATTGCCGGAACTGCGCAAGCAACACCGCTTATTAAGGGTATAACTGATTTTCCATTTAGTCCAAATTTGCGCATTAGTTTATCCATGATAAAACTAACACGACTCATGTATCCGGTATCTTCTAAAATTGCAATAAATGCAAAAAGTAGGGCAATTTGGGGGATAAAAACTGCTACACCACTAAGTCCTGCAATAATCCCATTAACTATTAAATCAGTAAACATGCCGGGTGGTAAGTGATTTTGTGTAAAAGCAGATAATTGCAAAAACAATTGCTCAATCACTTCCATAGGAATCGCAGCAAATGTAAAAATAGACTGAAATATTAAAAATAACACCACTAAAAAAATAACATAGCCCCAAATGCGATGTGTTAAGAGTTTATCTAATTTTTTTGTGCGGAGGTTAGTGGTTTTGCTTTCGCCTTCTTTCACCACCTTCTCCATTATTTCGGCGATTACTTTGTAGCGTTCTATAGACTCAAGTGCTTGTAACTTTTTTGCGTCAAATTGATGGTGGTCTAATAAACGTTGTAGTGCTGCTTTCTTATCAGAATTTAAATTAACAAGCGAAATTATGTTCAAATTATTCGCAAGAATAAATGCAGAGAAATCGCAATTTACATTTACAATTTTTTTAATCTCTTCAATTGTTTCAGGCGCAATTTTGTTAATCTGAAGAATATCGGTTTTTGAATGCTGGGTAGTTTTTGCGATGGCAACTTTTAATTCTTCAATACCTTCGCCCTTTCGTGCATTTAGCTTTATTACAGGTACACCCAACGCTTGGCTCAATTGAGAAGCATCTATTTGAATGCGGTGCTTTTCAGCCAAGTCCATCATGTTCAATGCAAGAACAACCGGCATTTTCAAATCAATAATCTGTGAACAGAGAAATAGACTTCGTTTTAAATTTGTAGCATCTGCAACAATAACAGTGAGGTCAGGAAAATGCTCATTTTCGGGATCGCACAAGGCTTGAAATGCCACCTCCTCATCGATTGATTTTGGATACAAACTATAGGTACCCGGTAAATCTATAAGTGTAGCCTTGACTTTTCCATTGGGAGTATCAAGTAGCAACTCTCCCATTTTTTTATCGACTGTAACACCCGGAAAGTTTCCAATTTTTTGATTTAATCCGGTCAACGAGTTAAACAGGGTAGACTTCCCGCTATTGGGATTTCCAACTAATGCAACATGCAATTGATTTTGATTACTGTTTTTCGACACTGGTAGTTAGCTTTTCAGTTGCATTAAACGATTTCCTCCCTTACACAATAATTCATTTGTTTTGCGATGCACTTAACCTTTTAATCACTACTGTAGCAGCCTCTGATCTTCGCATACTTAGTAAATAACCCGCAACAGAAATAGCAATTGGATCGCCCAAAGGAGCTATGCGCTCAAGCGTAATTATTTCTCCCGGAATGCAACCCATTTCTAAAAACTTGAGTGACATTTCTAAATCGGTAAACGATAAGATACGGGCCGATTCGCCTTCGGTTAATTCGGCTAAATTCTCTACCATTACTAAGTTCTATCTTATTTAGAATTGTTCTAAATATTTAACTTGACGAAAATAGGTATTTAAAAGGATTCATCAAACCTGGCTATAAAAATTACCTATTAATAGTGAGAAAATAGACCGTGTTGTTGAACATTTCTTAGCTTAATCCTTATAAAATATTCATAAGGTGAAACAAATTGCAGGGTAAATCACGTTAAAGCAAAACCAATATTTTTTAGATATTTGTAAAAAACCTCTTCAAAATAGTAACAGACTGCAGCTAAAATGCTATTTTATATAATTCTACACAAATCAGCCTTCTAAAATAAAAACAATGAATAAGAAAAAAGGAGTAAAAACACTGGGCCAATTTATTATTGAAAAACAAGCCGATTTCCCTTTTTCAAAAGGAGAACTTTCACGCTTACTTCGCGATATAGGTATTGCTTCAAAAATTGTACACCGTGAAGTAAACAAAGCAGGATTAGTAGATATTTTAGGTAATGCCGGATCAACCAATGTGCAAGGAGAAGAAGTTAAAAAACTCGATTTATTTGCCAACGAACAATTTATTTCAGCATTAAGTTCAGGTGGTGAATGTTGTGCCATAGCCAGCGAAGAAAATGAAGATATTATTTTGGTTGACAATGCTGTTTCTTCCAATGCAAAATATGTAGTTGCTCTTGATCCATTGGATGGTTCAAGCAATATTGATGTAAATGTTTCAGTTGGAACTATTTTCTCAATTTATCGCCGTAAATCGCTTTCTGGACCTGCAATGCTTGAAGATTTTTTGCAAAAAGGAACTGAACAAGTCGCTGCAGGATATGTAATTTATGGATCTTCTACCATGCTTGTGTATACTACAGGTAAAGGAGTAAATGGCTTTACACTTGATCCTAGCATTGGTGAATTTTGCTTGTCACATCCCGATTTTAAAATTCCGGAAAATGGAAAAACCTATAGCATTAACGAGGGGTATTATGTGCACTTTCCGGAGGGTGTTAAAAAGTACATTAAGTTTTGCCAAGAAGAAGACGCATCTACAAATCGCCCTTACTCATCGCGCTATATTGGTTCGGCCGTAGCCGATATACACCGTAATCTAATTAAAGGAGGAGTTTTTATTTATCCGACTACGAGCAAAAGTCCAAAAGGAAAATTACGTTTAGTATATGAATGTAACCCACTTTCTTTTGTTGTTGAGCAAGCCGGCGGAAAAGCAACCGACGGATTTAAACGTATTTTAGAAATACAACCCGAAAGTCTTCATCAACGTGTTCCTATGTTTATTGGTTCGAACGAAATGGTTGCAAAAGCTGAAAACTTTATGCAGGAATTTTCTCCGGCAAAATAATTTTGTGTGGAGAATAAGTTAAATCAATTATTTGAAAGGCTCGAAAAACAACGCATTAATTTGCTGCTTCAACTCGAGACCTATCCTAATGAAAGATTGAATTTACCTGCCGCAAATAATAAATGGTCGGTAAATCAGATTATTGAACACTTAATTTTGGCCGAGGAAATTTCTATTAAATCGATTCAGGCAAAGGTTTTAACTGCTAAACATTTTGAATCTACCGGTTTACGTACTGCAGTGCGCAAATTTTTACTACGTATTTTTCTTCGATCACCTATAAAGTTTACCGCTCCAGCACTTGTTAGTAATCCTAGAAACACAACTGATTTTTCAGAATTAAAAACGAAATGGGCAACGGTAAGACAGCAATTAAAAGAATTACTGGAATGGTTGCCCGAGCATGTTCTAACGAAATGCATTTACAAACATCCTGTTGCAGGAAAAATGAGCATTTATGGAGGCCTTGATTTTATGTATGAACATGTTCGCAGACATAGACAACAAATAGTTAAGGCCTTGAAATAAAATTTTGAAATCCTATCAGCGAGCGCATAAGCCTCTTCTTAAATAAAGATTTTCAGAATTAATTATACCTTCAACTAATTTCATATCCACAAAAAAGTTATGCAATGAAAACATTCAAGAAATATTTCACTTTACCAGCAAGCCCTGAAGAAGTTTACCTTGCTTTAGTAAAACCAGAAAGTATCATGTTGTGGACCGGCGATTGGGCCGAAATGAGTGAGTTACCTGGAAGTGAATTTTCATTATGGGATGGGAGTATTGTTGGGAAAAATATAGAATTTGAATCCAACAAAAAAATTGTGCAACACTGGTATTTTGATGAAGCATCAAACGATTCAATAGTTACAATTAAATTGCATCCTCAAGGGAATGAAACTTCTATGGAGGTAACTCATACTAACATTCCTGATACCGATTACGACGATATAGCAGCCGGTTGGGTAGAAAGTTATTACGTAAATTTACTTGATTTTTTTGAGGAAGATTAACATCAAAATCGAATTCCTATTACCAAAATATCGTCTGATTGCTCTTGTGAACCCATCCATTCTTCAATGCTGTTTCGCAGTATTTTCTCCTGCTCTTTCATGGACATAGGTTGAATTTGCTGCAACAATTCTCGAAACTTTTTACTCATAAATTTTTTATCGTTGGGCCCACCAAACTGATCACAAAAACCGTCTGAAAATAAATAAAAAGTATCATTGCTTTCAAAAGCAAATTTGTGGTTCTTGTAACTTAATTCTTCCAAATTATACTGACTTCCTCCTACAGGAAACTTACTTGATTTTATTTCCTCAAAGCTATATGAGCGATTATGTACTGTTGCTTTGCTAGATTTTGTTAATCTTAGAAAATTGAATGTACATATTATTTAAAAAACAATTCCTTTCATTTTACCGAAGTATATAACAATTCCAGCCTTTACAAAAATTTTTCTGGCTTGAGCGAGATATACTTCTGCATTCGAATAAGAACTATGTGCTACTAATTCAGGATAAGGTTTATTGATGAACAATGCTTTTACATAATAATCTATAATCAAGGCTTTGCGCAAATGATTTTCGGAGATGCATCCAATTCCTACAAGGTATCTTGTTAAGGTAGCTGTGTTGTTTAAATCAAAGGTTACTACATCGTTTCTGCTCTTAAATTGCATTGAAAACTGTGCATAATTTCCAGAATAATTTGTGTTTTGGGCATCTCTATAAAATCCGGTTATTGCCGATCTTAAGTAGGCAAAATCAATCAGTAATCCATAAAGTTGTAATTTCTTTTTGTGTTGGAAAGGCAAGTAATTTAATTCAAAACCGCCTAGTCGTTGCTCGTAATGTATTTTGGCTTTATTTAATTCATCCTTAAACCTCAGCCGCTGATATCCTCCCTCACCATAAATGTGAATGTTGAATTTTTTTACCAACTTTAGTTTTACATTGGCATTAAAACCAGGGTTTAACATCGATGGCTGTGCTTTTATTTCCGCAATTGCAGTTGAAACAAAAAACAACGAATTGCTCACTCCGATACCAAATCGCACTTGAGCTGTTACAGTATAACAAGCTAAAAAACACAAACTACCGATAGCAAAACGGATCATTTTAAGCCAACGATGATAGTAGAAATTTATTGCTTTAAAGTAAAAAAAGTTGAAGGGTAAAATTCTTAAAATTAAGCTAGTTGCGTTTAAACAACGACTTATAATTTATATTTAGTCCTAGCTTTGTGTAACTTTGAAGCCTTAAAATCTATCAGCAGCTTATTCCCGATTAACAACACATGACGATTAATGACTTAGTAAGTGCTTATCGTAAAAGCGATATAACCACCCGTATAATTTCAGGAATTACTGCCAATCCTACACTAAAAATTCAACTAAAAGGCGCGATTGGATCTTCTGTTTCTTTTATTGCCGCTGCTGTATTTGCTGAAAGTCAAAAAAATCAATTGTTCATCTTTAGTGACAAAGAAGAAGCCGCCTATTTTTTAAACGATATTGAAAATTTAACAGGCGATAAAAATTGCCTTTATTTTCCGCCCTCGTACAAAAAACCTTACGACCCTGAGGCAATTGACAATGCCAATATTTTGCTGAGAGCTGAAGTACTCAACACGTTAAATAAAAGCTCCAAACCCTGCATTGTAGTTAGCTACCCTGAAGCGCTTGCCGAAAAGGTGGTTACCAAAAAGCACTTAACTAAAAACACCATGGAACTTAAGCCGGGTGAGCAAGTTAGTTTGGAGTTTATGATGGACCTATTGCACGAATTTGGTTTTGAGCGAATGGATTATGTGATTGAACCCGGACAATATTCAGTGAGAGGTGGAATTGTAGATGTTTTTTCATTTTCTAATGATCATCCTTATCGAATTGAATTATTGGGAAATGAGGTAGATTCAATTCGCAGCTTTGATGTTGTTTCTCAATTATCCATTGCCAATTTTGCAAAAATTGCAATCGTACCAAATGTTCAGGAAAAAATATTACATGAACACCGCGAATCCTTTCTTGATTTTTTATCCGAAGAAACGATTATTTGGACTCGTGATATTGATTTTTGCGCAGAACGAATTCATAAAGAATTTGAACACGCAAGTGAGGCCTATCAAAAAATATCAACCCTTATCGAACAGCTTCCTCCAGAGGAATTATTTATTGATGATGCATCATTCTTGGCTTCTTGCAAAAAAATGCAAGTGGTTGAACAATCCTCAAAAACAAGCTTTCAAAGCGACCTGATTATCACCTGCAATTTTTCTCCTCAGCCCAATTTCAATAAAAACTTTGAGTTGCTTATTGCTAATTTGAGAGAAAATGCAACTAAAAAAATTAAAAATATTTTATTTGCCGACACTGCTAAACAAACCGAAC from Bacteroidota bacterium carries:
- the feoB gene encoding ferrous iron transport protein B; its protein translation is MHVALVGNPNSGKSTLFNSLTGLNQKIGNFPGVTVDKKMGELLLDTPNGKVKATLIDLPGTYSLYPKSIDEEVAFQALCDPENEHFPDLTVIVADATNLKRSLFLCSQIIDLKMPVVLALNMMDLAEKHRIQIDASQLSQALGVPVIKLNARKGEGIEELKVAIAKTTQHSKTDILQINKIAPETIEEIKKIVNVNCDFSAFILANNLNIISLVNLNSDKKAALQRLLDHHQFDAKKLQALESIERYKVIAEIMEKVVKEGESKTTNLRTKKLDKLLTHRIWGYVIFLVVLFLIFQSIFTFAAIPMEVIEQLFLQLSAFTQNHLPPGMFTDLIVNGIIAGLSGVAVFIPQIALLFAFIAILEDTGYMSRVSFIMDKLMRKFGLNGKSVIPLISGVACAVPAIMSARNIGNWKERMITIMVTPLMSCSARLPVYTLLISLVVPEDARYYFFNVQGLVLMALYLIGFLAAIFSAWVMRVILRSKEKSYFIMELPVYRMPRWKNVGFTMVEKVKVFLLDAGKVIVAISVILWVLSSYGPGNSFKEIEKKYEQVEYKSRLTDAEIAAFIASEKLESSYAGLVGKKIEPAIAPLGFDWKIGISLVTSLAAREVFVGTMSTIYSVNDAENTKSIREKMLAEINPKTGQKVFTPAVGFSLMLFYAFAMQCMSTIAVVYRETKHWKWPLIQFVYMGVLAYLSSFLVYWWLK
- a CDS encoding ferrous iron transport protein A is translated as MVENLAELTEGESARILSFTDLEMSLKFLEMGCIPGEIITLERIAPLGDPIAISVAGYLLSMRRSEAATVVIKRLSASQNK
- the fbp gene encoding class 1 fructose-bisphosphatase, which codes for MNKKKGVKTLGQFIIEKQADFPFSKGELSRLLRDIGIASKIVHREVNKAGLVDILGNAGSTNVQGEEVKKLDLFANEQFISALSSGGECCAIASEENEDIILVDNAVSSNAKYVVALDPLDGSSNIDVNVSVGTIFSIYRRKSLSGPAMLEDFLQKGTEQVAAGYVIYGSSTMLVYTTGKGVNGFTLDPSIGEFCLSHPDFKIPENGKTYSINEGYYVHFPEGVKKYIKFCQEEDASTNRPYSSRYIGSAVADIHRNLIKGGVFIYPTTSKSPKGKLRLVYECNPLSFVVEQAGGKATDGFKRILEIQPESLHQRVPMFIGSNEMVAKAENFMQEFSPAK
- a CDS encoding DinB family protein translates to MENKLNQLFERLEKQRINLLLQLETYPNERLNLPAANNKWSVNQIIEHLILAEEISIKSIQAKVLTAKHFESTGLRTAVRKFLLRIFLRSPIKFTAPALVSNPRNTTDFSELKTKWATVRQQLKELLEWLPEHVLTKCIYKHPVAGKMSIYGGLDFMYEHVRRHRQQIVKALK
- a CDS encoding SRPBCC domain-containing protein, with the translated sequence MKTFKKYFTLPASPEEVYLALVKPESIMLWTGDWAEMSELPGSEFSLWDGSIVGKNIEFESNKKIVQHWYFDEASNDSIVTIKLHPQGNETSMEVTHTNIPDTDYDDIAAGWVESYYVNLLDFFEED
- a CDS encoding SpoIIE family protein phosphatase, with the protein product MEELSYKNHKFAFESNDTFYLFSDGFCDQFGGPNDKKFMSKKFRELLQQIQPMSMKEQEKILRNSIEEWMGSQEQSDDILVIGIRF